From one Alicyclobacillus acidocaldarius subsp. acidocaldarius Tc-4-1 genomic stretch:
- the ku gene encoding non-homologous end joining protein Ku — MHAMWRGSVSFGLVNIPVRLYKATETGGIHFRQLHRTCRTPISYRKFCPRCQAEVSQDEIVRGFEYAKGEFVVVEDDDLAAFQGRRGETIDLVQFADAGEIDPVMFQGAYYLAPEASGKKAYRLLWQALRASGRVGVARMTLRSAESLVLVRASEADGNVLVVHTLAWPEDVRSTGELPYVREAVEIDANELEVAETLIRQLTKPFVPNEYRDESRARLEAWIAERRGEAGTERPGAPSSGEVVDLMEALKKSLQLAKQAEKPQESKRKKRKTS, encoded by the coding sequence ATGCACGCGATGTGGCGAGGATCGGTGAGCTTTGGACTCGTGAACATCCCGGTGCGGCTGTACAAAGCGACGGAGACAGGCGGGATTCACTTTCGGCAGCTTCACAGGACCTGTCGGACGCCGATATCCTACAGGAAGTTTTGCCCTCGTTGTCAGGCGGAAGTGAGCCAGGACGAGATCGTCCGAGGATTTGAATACGCGAAGGGCGAATTCGTCGTGGTGGAAGACGACGATCTCGCCGCATTTCAAGGTCGCCGCGGGGAGACCATCGATCTCGTCCAGTTCGCCGACGCGGGCGAGATCGACCCGGTGATGTTTCAGGGCGCGTACTACCTCGCCCCCGAGGCGAGCGGGAAGAAGGCGTACCGCCTTTTGTGGCAAGCGCTTCGGGCGTCAGGCCGCGTCGGCGTAGCCCGGATGACGCTGCGGAGCGCGGAATCGCTCGTGCTGGTGAGGGCGAGCGAGGCGGATGGGAACGTGTTGGTGGTGCACACGCTCGCCTGGCCGGAGGACGTGCGATCGACCGGCGAACTTCCGTATGTGCGGGAAGCTGTGGAGATCGATGCGAATGAGTTGGAAGTCGCGGAGACCTTGATTCGGCAACTGACCAAGCCGTTTGTGCCGAACGAGTATCGAGACGAGAGCAGGGCGCGGTTGGAGGCTTGGATCGCCGAGCGGCGCGGCGAGGCGGGGACGGAGAGGCCGGGCGCCCCGTCGTCGGGCGAGGTCGTGGACCTGATGGAGGCGCTCAAGAAGAGCCTGCAGCTCGCCAAACAGGCGGAGAAGCCTCAGGAGAGCAAGCGCAAGAAGCGGAAGACGTCGTGA